Proteins encoded within one genomic window of Camelina sativa cultivar DH55 chromosome 19, Cs, whole genome shotgun sequence:
- the LOC104767667 gene encoding cytochrome P450 705A20-like, producing MITLEFQNCFIFILLCLFPLLCYYIFFKKPSGLDLPPSPPSLPIIGHLHLLLSALLHRSLLKLSSKYGPILYLHVFSFHVSSSPQLQLLMRSSGHMTFISAPYGDYWKFMKKVLVTNLLGPQAQERSRGIRANELERFYMNLFDKAMKKESVEINKETLTLTNYSISKMIMGRSCSEERFKALATELDVLTKKLFFANMLRAGFKKLFFANMLRAELIASTFI from the exons ATGATCACCCTAGAATTTCAAAactgcttcatcttcatcctcttaTGTCTCTTCCCACTTCTCTGTTACTATATCTTCTTCAAGAAGCCAAGCGGCCTTGATCTGCCTCCGAGTCCTCCTTCTCTTCCGATCATTGgtcatcttcaccttcttctctctgctctACTCCACAGATCTTTATTGAAACTCTCCTCCAAGTACGGACCTATTCTCTATCTCCACGTCTTCAGTTTCCACGTATCCTCGTCTCCTCAGCTTCAGTTGCTTATGAGATCTTCAGGACACATGAC CTTCATCTCTGCTCCATACGGAGATTACTGGAAATTCATGAAAAAGGTCCTCGTAACAAACTTGCTTGGTCCCCAAGCACAAGAGCGGTCAAGAGGTATCCGAGCAAATGAGCTAGAACGGTTTTATATGAACCTGTTCGATAAGGCCATGAAGAAGGAGAGCGTGGAGATCAATAAGGAAACGTTGACGCTCACTAACTACAGCATCAGCAAGATGATCATGGGGAGGAGTTGTTCAGAAGAGAGATTCAAGGCTTTGGCTACCGAGTTAGATGTTTTGACAAAGAAGCTTTTCTTTGCAAACATGTTACGCGCAGGGTTTAAGAAGCTTTTCTTTGCAAACATGTTACGGGcagagcttatagcttctacttttatttag
- the LOC104765887 gene encoding cytochrome P450 705A5-like: protein MATMIILDFQCCFIFISLCSIFSFLCYKLFFKKPSGSIRGCDLPPSLPSLPIIGHLHLLLSTLPHKSLQKLSFKYGSLISLRIFNIPVVLVSSASVAYEIFRTHDVNISFRGSPPIDDSLFVGSWSFIFSPYGDHWKFMKKLMVTKLLGSQALERSRVVRADELERFYVSLLDKAGKKETVDMVKETMKLSNNSICKMIVGRSCSEENGEAEKARSLASESTALVNKIVLGSMLRPPFKTLLTSFFRKEVMVLSRRLDELLERILREYEEKLDGDQGTELMDALLEAYQDENAEHKITRNHIKSFVADLLFAGTDTTAQTTQWTMAEIIKNPDILERLREEIDTVVGKTRLIQETDLPKLPYLQAVVKEVLRLHPPGSFFARVPQEGCRIGEFYVPEETSLLVNVYAVMRDPEYWEDPDEFKPERFLTSSMSGKEDERREKALKYIPFGGGRRGCPGENLAYVILGSVVGMMVQGFDWRIEGDRVDLEESIKGLTFDHGSSS, encoded by the exons ATGGCAACAATGATCATCCTTGACTTCCAATgctgcttcatcttcatctccctCTGCTCTATCTTCTCATTCCTCTGTTACAAACTCTTCTTCAAGAAACCGAGCGGCTCAATACGTGGCTGTGATTTGCCTCCGAGCCTTCCTTCTCTTCCTATCATCGGTCATCTTCACCTTCTACTCTCTACTCTTCCCCACAAGTCTCTTCAGAAACTCTCCTTCAAGTACGGATCTCTCATCAGTCTCCGCATCTTCAACATCCCCGTAGTCCTCGTCTCATCAGCCTCGGTAGCTTATGAGATCTTCAGGACGCATGATGTGAATATCTCGTTTCGTGGTTCACCTCCCATCGACGATTCTCTCTTTGTCGGATCTTGGAGCTTCATCTTCTCTCCTTATGGAGATCACTGGAAGTTCATGAAGAAGCTCATGGTCACAAAGCTGCTCGGATCACAAGCGCTCGAACGGTCAAGAGTCGTCCGTGCAGATGAGCTAGAGCGGTTTTATGTGAGCTTGCTTGATAAAGCGGGAAAGAAAGAGACTGTTGACATGGTTAAGGAAACGATGAAGTTAAGTAACAACAGCATTTGCAAGATGATTGTGGGGAGGAGTTGTTCAGAGGAGAACGGTGAGGCAGAGAAAGCTAGAAGTTTGGCTAGTGAATCGACTGCCTTGGTAAACAAGATTGTATTGGGAAGCATGTTGCGCCCACCGTTTAAGACGCTTCTAACCTCGTTTTTTAGAAAAGAAGTGATGGTTCTTTCCAGAAGATTAGACGAGCTGCTCGAAAGGATTCTTAGGGAATATGAGGAGAAGCTAGACGGGGATCAAGGCACGGAGCTGATGGACGCGTTGTTGGAAGCTTATCAAGACGAAAACGCCGAGCATAAGATCACTAGGAACCATATCAAGTCTTTTGTCGCG GATCTTCTATTTGCAGGCACAGACACCACAGCTCAGACAACACAGTGGACAATGGCGGAGATCATTAAAAATCCTGACATTCTTGAGAGACTGAGAGAAGAAATAGACACGGTGGTAGGGAAAACAAGATTGATTCAAGAAACGGATTTACCAAAACTGCCTTATTTGCAAGCGGTGGTTAAAGAAGTACTAAGACTGCACCCACCAGGGTCTTTTTTTGCAAGGGTACCCCAAGAAGGTTGTAGGATCGGAGAGTTTTACGTGCCGGAGGAGACATCACTGCTTGTTAATGTTTATGCTGTGATGAGAGATCCAGAGTACTGGGAAGATCCTGATGAGTTTAAGCCAGAGAGGTTTTTAACTTCTTCTATGTCAGggaaagaagatgagagaagagagaaagcacTAAAATACATTCCTTTCGGTGGGGGAAGGAGAGGTTGTCCCGGAGAAAACCTAGCTTATGTCATTCTAGGAAGTGTCGTTGGGATGATGGTGCAGGGCTTTGACTGGAGAATCGAAGGAGATAGAGTTGACTTGGAAGAATCAATCAAAGGATTGACCTTTGACCATGGCTCATCCTCCTAA
- the LOC104765888 gene encoding peptidyl-prolyl cis-trans isomerase-like, which translates to MEISFRLNEANAPVTINVPANVAFTINVKPVGGLLPPAGGGVNVNEAHVHPLAGRVEQVKDECIKSETTSKFPDPSLKTANPRVFFDMTVGGKPAGRIVMELFADTTPRTAENFRALCTGEKGMGKFGKPLHYKGSINYSVLPDHMFCGGDITDGDGSGGESIYGDRFFEDENFIRQHTGPGFISMEGRGPGSSGSLFLIGMREDKLLGMETVVFGQVVEGLDVLKSIDKEVRTPNCEPSKPVVVADCGQIS; encoded by the coding sequence ATGGAGATAAGTTTTCGCTTGAATGAAGCCAATGCACCCGTCACAATTAACGTTCCGGCTAATGTTGCCTTTACAATTAACGTTAAACCTGTTGGCGGACTCTTACCACCCGCTGGTGGAGGAGTAAACGTTAATGAAGCGCATGTTCATCCTCTCGCTGGTCGGGTTGAACAAGTAAAGGATGAGTGTATCAAATCAGAAACCACTAGTAAGTTCCCTGATCCATCTTTGAAAACGGCTAACCCTAGAGTGTTTTTTGATATGACCGTGGGCGGCAAACCGGCTGGTCGGATCGTGATGGAGCTCTTTGCCGACACCACCCCGCGTACGGCGGAGAACTTTAGGGCCCTTTGTACGGGAGAGAAAGGAATGGGTAAGTTTGGTAAGCCACTCCACTACAAGGGATCAATCAACTACAGTGTGCTCCCGGATCACATGTTCTGTGGAGGAGATATTACTGATGGTGACGGATCCGGAGGAGAATCAATCTATGGCGATAGATTTTTCGAGGATGAGAACTTCATAAGGCAACATACCGGTCCAGGTTTCATTTCCATGGAGGGCCGTGGTCCAGGCTCCAGCGGATCTCTGTTCTTGATCGGCATGAGGGAGGACAAGCTTCTCGGCATGGAGACCGTTGTATTCGGCCAAGTTGTTGAAGGATTGGATGTGCTCAAGAGCATTGACAAAGAGGTCAGAACTCCTAACTGCGAGCCTTCCAAGCCTGTGGTGGTCGCCGACTGCGGTCAGATCTCATAG
- the LOC109130816 gene encoding uncharacterized protein LOC109130816 has translation MTLDYTTSYRALQYVLEYVRGNAESGYAKLPYCLRKIEQSNPGSVVDLVVDDEHRFKYLFLSFDASIRGFNYVRYFRWLLELSTRSVMLHGIGFSPNPLVVVSDRCSSIAKACRNVMPWATRGICYYHLQQNIISNFRGKQLMYLVKGAAYAHTYDDYNRYKASLTNVNPALAAYLNEADPALWYRVYCLGDRYNIKTSNIAESINSMLKKAKGYPITYLIEFITKKLGRWYWKRREDALSLTTTFSRGVEFLLAVREHYADMMTVERIDGWRFYVRGGQRDCLVDLEAKSCSCGVFDVEKMPCSHAIKAVKSSGWHMSIVVEAYYRKDYVYASYAATIMPNVEHDPIGPDIRCIPPIPKRKPGRQKKSRWLTWLELSRKNGSKPRKSHKQYACSKCRQPGHTRPHCMQIREEISSDALFMGIPIGQTQNHHVVGKCGAYWMRGMRSVGIEKKSRYLKNL, from the exons ATGACATTGGATTACACAACTTCGTACAGGGCTTTACAATATGTCTTGGAATATGTGAGAGGAAACGCCGAATCTGGATATGCAAAGTTGCCTTATTGTCTTAGAAAAATAGAGCAGTCAAACCCGGGAAGTgtcgttgaccttgttgttgatgacgagCATAGATTTAAGTACCTTTTCCTATCTTTCGATGCTTCAATCCGTGGTTTCAATTACGTGAG atATTTCCGTTGGCTTTTGGAATTGTCGACTCGAAgtgtgatgcttcatgggattggtttttcaccaaatCCACTGGTAGTAGTTTCGGATAGGTGCAGTTCAATAGCTAAAGCATGTCGCAATGTTATGCCATGGGCAACAAGAGGGATATGTTACTACCATctccaacaaaacataatttctaatttccgTGGGAAGCAACTGATGTACTTGGTGAAAGGGGCAGCATATGCGCATACGTATGATGATTATAACCGCTACAAGGCTTCCCTTACTAACGTAAATCCGGCCCTTGCAGCGTACTTGAATGAGGCAGATCCAGCTTTATGGTATCGGGTTTACTGTCtaggagatagatacaacatcAAGACTAGCAACATTGCGGAATCTATCAACTCCATGCTAAAGAAAGCCAAAGGTTATCCCATCACATATCTCATTGAGTTTATTACGAAAAAGTTAGGTAGGTGGTATTGGAAAAGACGAGAGGATGCACTTAGTCTGACAACCACTTTTAGCCGGGGTGTTGAGTTCTTATTGGCCGTAAGGGAGCATTACGCAGATATGATGACGGTAGAACGCATTGATGGCTGGCGTTTCTACGTTAGGGGTGGGCAACGTGACTGTTTGGTTGACTTGGAAGCAAAATCTTGTTCATGCGGGGTGTTTGATGTTGAGAAAATGCCATGTTCACATGCAATTAAGGCTGTCAAGTCAAGCGGATGGCATATGTCTATCGTAGTCGAAGCTTACTATAGAAAAGATTATGTCTATGCGTCGTACGCGGCTACCATCATGCCCAATGTCGAGCACGATCCAATTGGGCCAGATATCCGATGTATACCTCCCATACCGAAGCGGAAGCCTGGAAGGCAAAAGAAGTCTCGTTGGCTAACATGGCTAGAACTGTCACGTAAAAATGGGAGCAAGCCGAGGAAGTCTCATAAGCAATATGCTTGTTCAAAATGCAGACAGCCTGGACATACTCGACCTCATTGT ATGCAAATCCGGGAAGAAATTTCTTCAGATGCACTGTTCATGGGTATTCCCATTGGTCAGACGCAGAACCATCACGTGGTTGGCAAATGCGGAGCTTATTGGATGCGAGGGATGAGATCCGTCGGCATAGAGAAGAAATCAAGGTACTTAAAGAATCTgtaa